GAACCGGGTCTATTCCGGAAAGGACATGTGCCGGTTGCTTGAACATCAGGGGTGGTCCTTGCGCCGGATAAAAGGCAGTCATCATATCTACTCGAAACCCGGCGAACGCTGGATAATAACCGTGCCGGTGCACGGTAATCAAAGCCTGAAACCGGGACTGTGCCGCGCAATATTGAAAATGGCCGGGATCGAAGAACTAAAGCCGTGTTCTTCAGTTAACCGAAAGATAAACCAGAGGTGAGAATGCTTCATTTCATC
This genomic window from Kiritimatiellia bacterium contains:
- a CDS encoding type II toxin-antitoxin system HicA family toxin; the protein is MCRLLEHQGWSLRRIKGSHHIYSKPGERWIITVPVHGNQSLKPGLCRAILKMAGIEELKPCSSVNRKINQR